DNA from Thiomicrorhabdus sp. Kp2:
GTTTTAGCTAAGTGATTGACATCTCTTTGGAGTGCGCCAAACTCATCTTTACGTTGGATGTTTAAGCGGTGACTAAAATCACCCGAAGTGAGCTGGCGCATTGACTCTGTGATCTGGCGAATTGGCGCAATGAGGTGATTGGCTAATGGCCAAATAATCAGCAGAGCAAGTAGGGTGATAAACAACGCACCTAAACTGAGTAATTTGAATTGATTTTCGGCAAATTCAATGTCGGTTTTTTCAATAAGCTCTTTTAAAGGGTGGTAACCAATTTGCCCAATGATGCGGTTATCTTGATAAATTGGCAGACGAATATTTGTTTTTTCAAGGGTGGTACCAAAGATGATTAACTCATTATCACCGATTAGGCTTACACGGTTTTCAAACTCATCAGATGGAAAGCTACGTTTACGTTTTTTGCTCTCTTTTTTTAGTACAAATTCAATTGGAAGCGGGTTCTCTTGTAAATCAACTCGGTGTGATAGACGTAACATTCTCAGCCAGATGACTTCGGGGATTTGTTCAGCGGTGGTGACAGGCTCATGTTGCAAATAAAAATCTAAATTACTTTGCAAACGTTCAAGACGTTGTTGGTCGCGCTGATCGATGTAGTGCAACATGGTTTTATGCAAAACAAACTGGTTACTCCACAAAAGAGCTCCCAGCACAATAAAGCCAAATAGCAGTAATAAAGTGATTAACTTTAAGCGTATACCCATGAACGTTTTCCAATAATTTTTTACAGTTTACCACTCGCTCTTTTAGACAGCGGAATAAACCCGTTTTGAATAAGCTAAGGTTTTATGGCTAAAGAGCGCTAACCAGATATAAAACTATAGCTAAAATTTTAATTTTAAAGGTGCAAAAAATGTGCAACTTTGCCAAGGTTGAAATAAAAAAACCACTCAAAACCTTTTGGGTCTTTAGTGGTCTTTTAATAGATTAAATATGAGTTATTTTTTGAGGTTCATTTGACTTTTTATGTCATTCATATTTTGTATGGTTTCTTTCATCTCTTGAATTTGGTGCATCTGTTCTAGCTGGTTTTGCATTGAAAATTGATGATCCTTAAAGGCTTCATGAGCCTCTTTGATATCTAGAGGCTCTTGGGGCTTTTTTATTTGACCACCTTCGGAAGAACTCTCTTTTAGGTGATTCAATTCACTTCCTTGTTTAACGTTTTGGCCTTTTATCACACGATAGTAATCATGAAGGTGGTAACCCGTTATTTTGCCCTGGTTAACCTCTGCTTTTAACAAGTATTTTGGATTGGATTGGCTACTCTCAGGGTTTTGAATTACATTGATGTTTAGTCCTGAGAAGGCTTTATTCCACTCGGATAACTGTGTCTTATTGGTTTCAATAATAAGATTGGTTACCTTGTTAGAGAACAATACATTAGGTGTTACTTGGTAGAGGTGTTTGTTCTCTGTATTGTGACTCAATCGGGTTGCTACCCAGTGGTTTTCGTTTTCTGGATAACCGTTGACCGCAATCATTGAACCTTCTTTAAGCTCTAAGCCGTCAGCGATAATAGTTTGATTATTGATAGTAACGGTATGTCCATCAATAACAAGTTGGTTATCCTCAACCTTTTCTACCAGGCCTGCTAAAGGATAGAAAACCTGAATGGTATCTGTCCAAGGTTGTTTATGGTTGCTGACGGTTTCTACCACTACCTGTTGCCCAAGTTGTAGGGTTTCTTTGCTTGAGAGGTTTGAACTGACATTTACATTTTGGTCATATTCAACTTCAATCCCATTTACCCAAATACTGCCAAACTCGGTAATGGTACCAATAATACCTGTACCTCCAAACCCAGAGTTAGAAGCCACTTGGCCTGTGCCACCAAATCCAGAAGTTTTAGCCACTTGTGTTGGTTGTTCTGCAGTTTTCCCTGTGCCACCAAACCCAGAGTTAGAAGCCGTTTTAACTTCGCTTGGCATTAATTGACAAGCACTCAGAAAAGTCAGCAGAGTAAGCCCAATAATCCCTTTTTTTAGAGCAGCAAAATGCAACATGAACTTATTCCTGCTCTAATGAACTTGATTGCGCATTTTTTAGTGATGCGCGGCTAAAATAAGCACCAACATGCATCTCTTTATTGGCATTGTTAGCGGTAGAATCTTGTTCTTGCAATTGGTTAGCAAACTGGTTGATTTCAGTTAATGCAGCCATCATGCGCTCTTTTGAAAGGCGTTCGATTTTTTCAATCGAATCATCAGTAAGATTTGAGTAATAGACGGCTCTATCAAACATAGCAGGGGTTTGATTTTCTAAGTTATGTGCTACTGAGGTAAGGTGGCTACCAATGTTTTTACCCGCAAAAAACAGTTTTTCTTCAAAGTCTTCTTCAGGCACATAACCCGCTTGAGTTAGCTGAATTTTTTCTAAGCCATCTTCATTTAATAGCTCTACCAAGTCTTGAGTAAGCCATTCGTCTAAAATAGATCTGGGGTGTTTATCTTTAGAGATTGAAAACACGAGCTCTTCAAAAGAGGGGCTACCATCTTGTTGGTAGCGGAACAGTGAGAGCGGTAATCCTTCTGAATCAATATAGCCTTGATGCCCCATCCAAATAGACATAAGTTGCGAACTTAAACTGGCCTTTAACTCTTTTTCAGTAGGTTGGTTACAGTTTTCGGTACGGATGCGTTTAACGTCACCACGATGAATCCCCGTTAATAGGCTAATACGACTATCAGTAAGCTTTTTGGTTTCAATAGAAAACGACTCTTCAGCAACTTCCACATAAGTACGTTTAAGCAAGTTTAGTAAACCAACATACGTAATATCTTGATGAATTAATAGACGAACCAAAGGCCTAAGCATGGTGCTTAGTGCTTTAGCAAGTGCTTTTTCTTTAATGGATGCAGGAGAGTCTTGAGTCATATTCTATTCTTTAAAATTTGGTTGTTAAACTTACACCAATGCTATTGGTTTGCGTTGTGTCAAAGCCAGCAAATCCAGACAGGCTATAGGTTTCATTCAGAGGCTTGCTGATAAAGGCGGCAATACCCAGTTGGTCATCTAAATTTCTAAACACACTTTCTCTATAGTCTAGGCTTACACCAATACTGGTTTTATCGCTATAAAGACGGCCTGTACCAATGGATGCATAAGCGGTATCTTGCATATTTTGACCCGCGACCTTGCCGACCAGTTTATAACCAACAGACCCAAAGAAAGAGACGTTTTTGTCCGCGATTGCAAAATAATCCAGTTGAACAGAGGTGTCGTTTTCACCTGTACTTAAACTTCTGTTTTCATCACCCGTAGGGAGTTTTTCTTTCAGTTTAACTGTAAAGTTACGGCTTAAATCGTAACCCAGTGAAAGCGTTGTATCACCTAGGCCTTGTTCATTAATATTGCCGCTCTCAATGGTCAAATAGGACATAGATACACCAAAAGAGAGTTTGTCTTTTTTTACAGACAGTAACAGTGGTACTGATATAGAGGTAACATCGTCACTATTGATGGTGTCACTTTGACCGTTAGCATAAAAAACGCCCGTAGTGAGTTTTGTGCTGTCAGCCGCTTGAACCACTTTGCTTAACGTTAAGGCACCTATCAGGATGAGCACGATTGGCAAAAAAATGATTTTAAAAATTGTATGAGTCATTATTAACCTTTATTAATGTGGTACCAAATCCAGTACCACATTTTTAAACTTATCGTTTATTCAGTGACCGTTGTTTCTGTTACATTCGCTTCTGTTTCAATAGAAACGTCTTCTGCTGTGGTAACTTCAGTATTGCTGGTATCAATTTCTAATTGCGCTCTAACACGGTTTTGAGCTTGTTCCATTGACTGGTTCATGCTTTGTGTATGCTCCATGATTTGGGTCATCGCCTGAATTTTTTCCATATTCTGCGTCATGGTTTGCACTTTTTCTTGAGCATGTAACGCCATCTCTTGTTGCGCTTGTGTATTGGTCATATCCATTGCCATAGTGGCAAAAGTCGCAGTTACTAAAGCGGTTGCAGCAAGGGTTTTTAAAACAGTTTTTTGAGTTTGAGTGTTCATGGAACGGTCTCCGATGTGAGTATTATACAAAATATGTTAAACGTTTACATTTGTAATGTTACTTAATAAGAGCGATTGTTGTCAATTGAAATGTAAAATAATTACATTAAATATAAAGAGCCTTGGGTTTATTTTAAATAATTTCTGTTTTGGAGTTTATTAACCTATTGAAATATAGAGATTATATTTGAAAAAGGTTTGTAGAGAGAATTAGATTGGTTTTAAGAGACACCAGGCCTTTATACCCCCTTGCGGGGTATGGTAGATGGATTTTGGCCTGGTTTTTGATGAGTTGTTCTTTGAGATGTATAGAATGAGCGTGTTTTTAATGAACTTTAATGCGCTTCATCCCAATTTTTGCCTTCACCCATTTCAACAATTAAAGGCACTTTCAGCTCTAAAGCCAATTCCATTAAACGTTTAATTTCTGGTTTAACCGCTTCTAGGTCAGATTCAGCTACTTCAAATACCAATTCATCGTGTACCTGCATGAGCATTTGAATATCAAAACCACAGGTCGCTAACCATTGCTCTATTTGAATCATCGCAGTTTTAATAATGTCAGCCGCGGTACCTTGCATTGGGGCGTTAATCGCGGTGCGTTCTGCATACTGGCGTAATTGACCATTACGGGCGTTAATGTCTGGTAAATACAGTCTGCGACCTAATAAGGTTTCGACATAACCTGTCTCTTTAGCTTGTTCTTTGGTGTTTTGCATATAGTGCAATACACCAGGATAGCGAGAGAAATAAAGATCGATATATTCTTGCGCTAAATTACGCCCCACATTTAACTGCTTGGCTAAACCAAACGCAGACATGCCGTAAATCAATCCAAAGTTTACTGCTTTGGCACTTCGACGTTGCTCGGTGGTGACCTCTTCTAAAGGCACACCAAAGATTTCAGCTGCGGTGGCTTGGTGAATGTCTTTACCTTGGGCAAAGGCATTTAACAGACCTGTATCGCCCGATAAATGCGCCATAATTCTTAACTCAATTTGTGAGTAATCGGCGGCAATCATTTTATAACCAGGCCTGGTAACAAACGCTTGGCGAATGCGACGACCTTCTGCAGAACGAATGGGAATATTTTGTAAGTTCGGTTCGGTGGAAGATAAACGACCAGTTGAGGCAACGGCTTGCATATAAGAGGTGTGCACACGACCTGTATTAGGATCGACCTGTTTAGGCAAAGAATCCGTATAGGTTGATTTCAGTTTGGCTAAACTACGGTACTCTAAAATCAAAATAGGCATCTCATGCCCTTGTTCAGCCAGTTCGGCTAATACAGGTTCGGCAGTTGATGGCTGGCCTTTTGGGGTTTTTTTGATAATCGGCAATTCTAAGTTTTCAAACAAAATCACTTGTAACTGCTTTGAAGAATTGAGGTTAAACGTTTCGCCAGCAATTAAGTGCGCTTTTTGTTCGAGTTCGGTCAGTTTTTTACTAATCTCTTCACTTTGAATCGCCAACATATCGGTATCTAGTAAAACGCCATTGCGTTCCATGTGTGCTAAAACAGGCATTAAAGGCATTTCTATGTCGGTAAAAACCTTTTTAAGAGAAGGTTCTGCTTCTAACTGCTGCCAAAGTGTTTGATGTAGTTGCAGAGTAATATCGGCATCTTCTGCCGCATAATGTGCCGCGGTTTCAATCTCTATTTGGTTAAAAGTTAGCTGTTTTTTGCCTTTGCCGGCAATCTCTTCAAAGTGGGTGGTGCGATGGTTAAGGTATTTAAGCGCTAAATCGTCCATATTATGACGCGTGGCCACACTGTTTAAACTGTAAGATTCGAGCATGGTATCAAACTGCATGCCTTTTAATGAGATGCCGTGATTTTGTAACACATGCCAGTCATATTTAAGATTTTGACCACATTTGGCGATAGTTGAGTTCTCTAGAATCGGTTTTAAGCGATTTAACACCATATCAATATCAAGTTGTTCAGGTGCGCCTTCATAATCGTGCATTAATGGAATATAGCAGGCCTGGTTACCTGGATTTTCTGGGTCTTTAACGGCGAGGCATAAACCCACAATTTTGGCTTGTAAGGTATTTAATGAGGTGGTTTCAGTATCTATGGCAAACAGCTCGGCGTTTTCAATACGTGTTACCCAAGTTTCAAATTGTTCTTGGGTGAATACGGTTTCATAATTTGAAGCGACGGCTTCTACCTGTGGTGAAGAAGGTTCATTTGAATCAGAATTTGCTGCTGAACTTTTCTTTTGCACGGTTTGGCTATGGGCTTTTGCACCCGTTGATTTAGAAAAAGGCAGATGACCTGCCATCACTTGATTTAACCAGTTTTTTAAATCGTATTCGGTAAACAGTTCTTGTAGGCGTTCCATATCGGCAGGTTGGCGCTGAATATCATCCAGGCTTACAGGTAAGTCGCAATCCACTTTAATGGTAGTTAACTCTTTGGAAAGCGCTAATTGGTCTAGATTATTACGCAGGTTTTCACCAATCTTGCCGCCAATCATCGGTGCATTTTCAACCAAATTATGGATGCTACCAAATGAATTAAGCCATTTAACGGCTGTTTTAGGGCCACACTTTGGGATACCAGGGATATTGTCGGCACTGTCTCCCACTAGGGCCAAATAATCGATGATTTGATCTGGGCGTACACCAAATTTTTCAACAACGGTTTCTGGAGTAGAAAGGGTATCATTCATGGTGTTGATTAGGGTGACGTGTTCATTCACAAGCTGAGCTAAATCTTTATCACCCGTAGAGATAAGGGTGTCGTGCTTGGCTGCTGTGGCTTGATGTGCAAAAGTTCCCATAACATCATCAGCCTCAACGCCATCAATCACCAATAACGGTAAACCAAGCGCTTTAACAATTTCATGTATTGGTTCAATTTGGGTACGTAACTCATCAGGCATTGGTGGGCGGTGCGCCTTGTATTCGCTGTACATGTCATGGCGAAAGGTCTTGCCTTTAGCATCAAAAATCACCGCCATTTTTTCAGGCTGGTACTGTTCAATCAGTTTACCTAACATATTAATGACCCCAAAAATCGCACCCGTTGCTTGGCCTTTACCGTTAGTAAGTGGTGGCATGGCATGAAAGGCTCTAAACAGATAAGAGGAGCCATCTACTAAAATAAATGGGCTATCTGGATTAAAACTGTTTTGCGAATTGGAATCGGTCATTTATATTGCTCATTGTGATAAAATTTGCGCTAACTGCTTAGGTTTAGCCAATTGGTTTAAATTCAGCAGTGGGTTGAAATACAACTTGTTTAATTAACTAGAGACTTTTTAGCAAGAAAACTCGCCTAAAAGCCTCAACCGATTATTCTACCGAATAATCAATCCATTTAAGAGACTTTACTCTATGTCTGTCTATACAGTCGTTGAAGAACACCAATTAGTGGCCTTTTTAGAAGATTATGATGTTGGCACTTTAGAATCCTTTACTGGAATCAGTGCTGGAATTGAGAATACCAACTACTTTGTAAACACCACAAAGCATGGTCAGCTAGAACAGTTTGTTTTAACGATTTTTGAACACCATACATTTGAGGAGTTGCCATACTTCTTAAATATTATGGCATTTATGGCTGAGCACAATATACCTACTGCACACCCAATGCCAACCCACTCAAATGGTTATTTAAAAGAACTTTGTGGCAAACCAGCTGCGCTAGTGGAACGATTAGTGGGTAATACGGTAGAAGACCCATCTATTGAACAGTGCGGTGTGATGGGTGGTCAATTGGCACGTTTTCATATCGCGGGACAGCATTATGAAGGCACACGTGAAAATGATCGCGATTTAAACTGGATGCAAAACACCTACGCAGAGATTAAAAGTCATTTAGCTGATGATGAGCGCCAAATGATTGAGTCTGAATTTGTATTTCAAGCTCAAACTGATTGGGCAGAGCTACCAAAAGGCGTTATTCATGCGGACCTGTTTTGCGATAACGCCATGTTTAATGGCGATGCATTGACGGGCATTATTGACCTCTATTATGCGTGCAACTCAACCTTACTATACGATTTAGCGGTTATGGTAAATGATTGGTGTAGAGTTCATGCTGATAATCCAGCACAAATAGAGTTTGATCAAAAGCGCATCGATGCCATGCTGTCCGCCTATCAAACCCAACGTTCGTTAACCGAACAAGAACAGATTGCTTGGCCAGCGGCTTTGCGTTTAGCTGCATTGCGTTTCTTCTTATCACGTTTAAAAGATAAACACATCCCAAGAGAGGGTGAAATAACCCAAATTAAAGACCCAGAAGTCTTTAAGCGTGTTTTACAACTTCATCAATAACCTCTTTATCGCAACAGATTCAAGACCTACCAGGCCTGGTAGGTTACTACACGCGTTTTTAACACCTGGTAAGTATAAAAAAGGATGTGCGTTGTGATTCAACCAAGCTTACAGCAGCAAATTCAACTAGCGGTAAATGACTTAAAAATGGGTAAAACCATTGCTTATCCAACCGAAGCGGTTTATGGGTTGGGATGTGATCCATTTGATGAAGTGGCGGTTAATAATCTGTTTCACGTGAAACAACGTCCGATTGAAAAAGGGATTATTTTAGTCGCAGGATCTGTTGAACAAATTGAGTCTTGGGTTGAGTTAATCGGCGCACCTTGGGAACAGGCGGTATTATCAACTTGGCCAGGGCCTGTTACCTGGGTATTACCTATTAAAAAACCGATGCCCGACTGGGTTACGGGTGGACGAAATACCGTTGCCATTCGGGTTTCGAATCACCCAGTGGTTAAGGCTTTGTGTAAAGGTTTTGGTGGGCCAATCGTCTCGACAAGTGCCAATGTGACAAGCCATGCCCCTGCAAAGTCTTGTAAAGAGGTGGTGGAGTTTTTGAGTGATAAGCTTTTTTGTATTGATGCTGAATTAGGCGGATTAACCAAACCTACTGAAATTCGTGAAGCCAAAACAGGTAAGGTTTTACGGTAATTTAAATTGCAGAGGTTTGAAAAAGGGTTTCTATATTTTGAGGTTGATTATTCAGTATTTTACAAAATTAACCACAAAGACACTAAGACACGAAGTTTAAAAAATTTTAAAAAAATATTAATCTATATTCTTAATAAGAATTTTATTTCTAAAGCTTTAGAGCGAATAACTTCGTATATTTAGATTATTTACTCGTTCAAAGAAAACAACTGTTAGGTTCTCTAATTCTTCGTGCTTTCGTGTCTTCGTGGTTAAAACCTTTTTAAAACACGCTTGCCATATAAATAACGAGTTACCAGGCCTGGTAACTTGTAATAACACTTGTTTAAAGTATCTTATTTTATCGTTTTACCGCTTTTAGAAACAGAGGCTCTACCTTTTTAGCGTACTTGGTAAGGTCTTTAATACGGCTTGAGTGTGATGGGTGGGTGCTAAGAATTTCGGGTGGTTGGCCACCTTCAGACTGCTTATCCATTTTTCGCCAAACACTGACGGCTGCATAAGGGTTGTACCCTGCTCTTGCAGCGAGCTCTACGCCCATTCTATCGGCTTCAACTTCATGGGTACGGCTATTTGGTAAAGTCAGTGTGACTTGCAAAGCCAGGGAAGCAGCATCTAAAGCTGGGCCTTGAACCCCAGTGAAGATACTCAAAGCAGATAAACCAACTTGTGTAAGCGTTTGTTCAGAAGCACGTTCACGGCCGTGTTCACGCAAGGCGTGGGCAATTTCATGCCCCATAATCGCGGCAATTTCAGCATCGGTTAACTTCAGTTTATTAATAATGCCTGTGTAAAACGCAATCTTACCTCCAGGCATACACCAGGCGTTTAACTGTTCTGATTCAAGAACATTGACCTCCCAATCCCATTTAGGAGCATCTTCTCTAAATACCGCGGTTTGCGGAATGATGTCATTCGCTATTCGGCGCACACGTTGTAACATTGCGTGGTCTGTATTGAGTTTTTTAGCTGTTTTAGCCTCTTTTAGAACCGATTGATAGGCAATTTGAGCACCTTGAGTCATCTCTTGAGGTGAAATCAAAAGCAGCTGTTCGCGCTTGATTCCAACCGTACCTTGTTTGGTGCTGGTTGAGGTACAAGCAACCAATCCTAATAAGGAAAAAGCAATTACGGCCTGTTTGATAAAAGTAATTGTTCTCATCGTTGTGTTCCTAGGTGATGATTATTGACCAAAGACTTTTTTCAGTAGTTCGGTTGTTTGTTTAACGGGGTCTTTACGAATAGCCGCTTCTTCTTGGGCAATGTAATAGAACATGCCATTCATACCTTCGGTAACCACGTGGTCAAGTAAATCGGCTTTAACGTCTGGCACAAAAGGTAAGTCCTTATATTTAGAAATGGCCGTGTCGTAGGCTTTAATCGCACCAACTTCATTGAGTGAGTTTTCAACAATAGGTGCCATTTTTTCTTTAATACCTGGCGATGTTTTCGATTTTAAATATTGCGTAGCAGAGTCTTTTGGCCCTTCATATATCTTTTTAACATCATCGAAAGACATATCTTTGATGGCTTGTAGAAATAGCGCTTTTGCTTCAGGGGTGGCGGCTTCAGCCGCTCGGTTGAGTTTGGTTTCAACATCGTCCATGTATTTACCCATACCAAATTGGCTTAGGGTAGATTGAACTGTTTTCAATGAATCGGGTAGTGGAATATGGATTTTAGGATCGGCATTAAAACCGTCTTTAACCCCCAGTTGATTGACGACCGTTTCTGAGCCTTTAGATAAAGCCTCTTTAAAGGCTTTTTGAATCTCTTCAGTTGATAAGCTGGATGGAATCACACTGTTGGTATTGGAATCTGTTTTGGAGTCACTTGTTGATTCTTGAATACTTTTAAATAATTCTGCACCTTGGTCAAACCAACTTGCCTGAGTATGCGTTGCCAGGCCTGTCAAAGTCACACATAGAGTTAGTGTGAAAAATGGTTTGAAACTTATGTTTGTTTTACGCATGTAAAATTACCTTTTAGTGAATAAGTATTGATGCTAATTAAAACAGAATACCGAATTTAACCATTTTTATCCAAATATTCTTCATGTTAAAGGTTTATCAATAGAGCTGCATTTAAGAGTTAAGTCTATAATTTATGGTAAATACTGTGTTTGCCACTCGTGCGAAATTCATAGTTCAATAAACATATTTTTTTATCACCCAAACTCACTTCTTTAGTAAACAAGACAACGCCTTTTTTATCCTTATATCGTTTGAAATCAAACTCGGGTAGATTGTATTGAAGGTTCCAGACTTTTTTATCGACCGCTTTCTCACAAGAATCAAAGGCGGTGATCTGCCCAGATTTATGTAAAAAACACTGCTTTAGAGTTTGAATAAAAGTGTAGTTAGTCTTAAACGATTGGCCAGGTTTTCCTGATATTTGGGTTAAAGAGACCTCGGTACTGGGTCCATCAATACCACCAGGATGTTTATTCATAAAAAATTTCCAAGCACCTGGGGTTGCCGTATTTTTAGAAATAAATTCATCGCAATGGGTAATGCCAAATTCATGAAATTGCTTTAATAACTGGTTTTTATCCTCTTCAGCATAGGTTAGCCAACTTTGTAACATGAGAGTGATTAATAGAATGTGTTTCATATCATGGTTCTTTTATTTGCTGTGTTTAAAAAGTTTCTTTAAATAAGTCTGGTTATGAGTGTAATGCTTTATTGTTTTGATATTATGCGGTTTTTTTGACTTAAACCCGAAATTTTTTCAGGTATTTAACTTATGCAAAAGGTCTAAATGATTTATTTGATCTAATTTGCATGGTTTCGATACATGCAAACAGAACAAAGAACGACTAGAATAACCTTACACATTATTTAAGGAATTATCATGTCAGAAACCGCTATTAATATTCAAGCTGTTAAAACCTATTTACTGAGCTTGCAAGACGATATTTGTTCACAATTAGCCCAGGAAGATGGCTCAATGGATTTTATTGTTGATGCTTGGGAGCGTGAAGGTGAAGAAGGTGTGATGGGCTTAACAGGCGGTGGGCGTACTCGAGTAATGGAAGGTGGTGCAGTCATTGAAAAGGGCGGGGTTAATTTCTCACATGTTAAAGGCAAAAACTTACCACCTTCTGCCACGGCACACCGTCCAGAATTGGCAGGGCGTTCATTTCAAGCCTTGGGTGTTTCTTTGGTGATTCATCCGCGTAATCCATATGTGCCAACGTCGCACGCTAACATTCGTTTATTTATTGCCGAAAAAGAGGGTGAGCAACCTGTATGGTGGTTTGGTGGTGGTTTTGACTTAACACCTTACTACCCTTTTGATGAGGATGTTTTGCATTGGCACCTTCAGTCAAAAGACGCTTGTGAGCCATTTGGTGATGAGATTTACCCAAAATATAAACAGTGGTGTGATGAATATTTTTATTTAAAACACCGTGACGAAACCCGTGGTGTGGGTGGACTGTTTTATGATGATTTAAATGAAAGTACGTTTGGCTGGGATTTTGCCAAATGTTTTCAATTTATGCAGTCGGTTGGCGACCACTTCATTAAAGCTTATCGTCCGATTATGGCTCGCAGAAAAGAGATGGAGTATGGTGAACGCCAAAAAGACTTCCAACTCTATCGTCGTGGTCGTTATGCGGAATTTAATTTGGCCTTTGACCGGGGTACGATTTTTGGTTTACAAACGGGTGGGCGTACCGAATCAATCTTAATGTCAATGCCACCCGTGGTGAATTGGAAATACGATTATCACCCTGAGCCTGGTTCAGAAGAGTCTAATATTTACAACTACTTAACACCCAAAGATTGGTTAACCGAGTTAGCGTAATTTGTATGGATAAACTTCGCGTAGACAAATGGTTATGGGCAGCACGCTTTTTTAAAACCCGCGGGGTCGCTTTAGAAGCGATAAAAGGTGGTAAAGTTGAATTGAATGGTTGTAAACCTAAACCCAGTAAAACTTTGAGCATTGGCGATAAACTCAAAATCACCCAAGTGCATCGTCAGATTGAGGTGACAGTGCTGATTGTCAGCGATAAACGCGGCAATGCCGAACAAGCTTTAACCCTTTATCAATTAGATAATGAAGTCTTAAACCAGCGTAAGCCCACCGCAGACATGGCTTTGGTTGGCTATAGAGAAAAGGGCGCAGGCCGTCCAACTAAACGTGATAGACGAAAAATTGAAAATTTAGGTTTTTAGTTTATAATCCTGAGTTGTTAAAATTACTTATTAAGTTAATTAAGGACATAAGATGAAAAAACTCATACTTGCTTCTGCACTTTTTGCAGGTTCATTTGCCTCTCATTCTTTATATGCTTCTTCAATGGAAAATGTAGGTTTAGGTATTAATTATGGAGCCTTTTCAGGACCTTCTTTAGAGCTTTCATACCCAATTTCAGATACTGTGCAAGTACGTGGTGCACTGTCTGGTGGAATGGGACTTTCAGA
Protein-coding regions in this window:
- a CDS encoding L-threonylcarbamoyladenylate synthase; protein product: MIQPSLQQQIQLAVNDLKMGKTIAYPTEAVYGLGCDPFDEVAVNNLFHVKQRPIEKGIILVAGSVEQIESWVELIGAPWEQAVLSTWPGPVTWVLPIKKPMPDWVTGGRNTVAIRVSNHPVVKALCKGFGGPIVSTSANVTSHAPAKSCKEVVEFLSDKLFCIDAELGGLTKPTEIREAKTGKVLR
- the hemF gene encoding oxygen-dependent coproporphyrinogen oxidase, whose protein sequence is MSETAINIQAVKTYLLSLQDDICSQLAQEDGSMDFIVDAWEREGEEGVMGLTGGGRTRVMEGGAVIEKGGVNFSHVKGKNLPPSATAHRPELAGRSFQALGVSLVIHPRNPYVPTSHANIRLFIAEKEGEQPVWWFGGGFDLTPYYPFDEDVLHWHLQSKDACEPFGDEIYPKYKQWCDEYFYLKHRDETRGVGGLFYDDLNESTFGWDFAKCFQFMQSVGDHFIKAYRPIMARRKEMEYGERQKDFQLYRRGRYAEFNLAFDRGTIFGLQTGGRTESILMSMPPVVNWKYDYHPEPGSEESNIYNYLTPKDWLTELA
- a CDS encoding RNA-binding S4 domain-containing protein, whose amino-acid sequence is MDKLRVDKWLWAARFFKTRGVALEAIKGGKVELNGCKPKPSKTLSIGDKLKITQVHRQIEVTVLIVSDKRGNAEQALTLYQLDNEVLNQRKPTADMALVGYREKGAGRPTKRDRRKIENLGF
- a CDS encoding DUF4197 domain-containing protein codes for the protein MRKTNISFKPFFTLTLCVTLTGLATHTQASWFDQGAELFKSIQESTSDSKTDSNTNSVIPSSLSTEEIQKAFKEALSKGSETVVNQLGVKDGFNADPKIHIPLPDSLKTVQSTLSQFGMGKYMDDVETKLNRAAEAATPEAKALFLQAIKDMSFDDVKKIYEGPKDSATQYLKSKTSPGIKEKMAPIVENSLNEVGAIKAYDTAISKYKDLPFVPDVKADLLDHVVTEGMNGMFYYIAQEEAAIRKDPVKQTTELLKKVFGQ
- a CDS encoding M48 family metallopeptidase; the protein is MRTITFIKQAVIAFSLLGLVACTSTSTKQGTVGIKREQLLLISPQEMTQGAQIAYQSVLKEAKTAKKLNTDHAMLQRVRRIANDIIPQTAVFREDAPKWDWEVNVLESEQLNAWCMPGGKIAFYTGIINKLKLTDAEIAAIMGHEIAHALREHGRERASEQTLTQVGLSALSIFTGVQGPALDAASLALQVTLTLPNSRTHEVEADRMGVELAARAGYNPYAAVSVWRKMDKQSEGGQPPEILSTHPSHSSRIKDLTKYAKKVEPLFLKAVKR